One Denticeps clupeoides chromosome 12, fDenClu1.1, whole genome shotgun sequence genomic window carries:
- the LOC114801049 gene encoding mitogen-activated protein kinase 14A — translation MSQTERPTFYRQELNKTVWEVPDRYQNLSPVGSGAYGSVCSAYDTRSGLKVAVKKLSRPFQSIIHAKRTYRELRLLKHMKHENVIGLLDVFTPATSLEEFSDVYLVTHLMGADLNNIVKCQKLTDDHVQFLIYQILRGLKYIHSADIIHRDLKPSNLAVNEDCELKILDFGLARHTDDEMTGYVATRWYRAPEIMLNWMHYNMTVDIWSVGCIMAELLTGRTLFPGTDHINQLQQIMRLTGTPPASLVSRMPSHEARNYINSLPHMPKRNFTDVFIGANPLAVDLLEKMLVLDTDKRITAAEALAHSYFAQYHDPDDEPEAEPYDQSFESRELEIEEWKRLTHEEVQSFVPMPFDGEEMES, via the exons ATGTCCCAGACGGAGAGACCCACATTCTACCGGCAGGAGCTGAACAAGACCGTGTGGGAGGTCCCGGACCGGTACCAGAACCTGTCGCCCGTCGGCTCGGGCGCGTATGGATCCGTGTG CTCGGCCTACGACACGAGGTCAGGCCTGAAGGTTGCGGTGAAGAAGCTGTCCAGGCCGTTCCAGTCCATCATCCATGCTAAGCGCACGTACCGAGAACTGCGGCTCCTGAAACACATGAAGCACGAGAAT GTGATTGGTCTGCTGGACGTTTTCACGCCCGCCACAAGCCTGGAGGAGTTCAGCGACGT GTACCTGGTGACTCATTTGATGGGCGCCGACCTCAACAACATTGTCAAGTGCCAGAAGCTGACGGACGACCACGTCCAGTTCCTCATTTACCAGATCCTTcgggggttaaag TACATCCACTCAGCGGACATCATCCACAGG GACCTGAAGCCCAGTAACCTGGCGGTGAACGAGGACTGCGAGCTGAAG ATTCTGGACTTTGGCCTGGCGCGCCACACCGACGATGAGATGACCGGCTACGTCGCCACGCGCTGGTACCGCGCCCCGGAGATCATGCTCAACTGGATGCACTACAACATGACCG TGGACATCTGGTCTGTGGGCTGCATCATGGCCGAGTTGCTGACTGGACGGACTCTGTTTCCCGGCACTGACC ATATAAACCAGCTTCAACAGATCATGCGTCTAACGGGAACCCCGCCAGCCTCCTTAGTGAGCAGGATGCCGAGTCATGAG GCCAGAAACTACATCAACTCCCTCCCCCACATGCCCAAGAGGAACTTCACCGATGTCTTCATCGGTGCAAACCCGTTAG CTGTTGACCTGTTGGAGAAGATGCTGGTTCTGGACACAGACAAGCGCATCACCGCGGCCGAGGCGCTGGCGCACTCGTACTTCGCTCAGTACCACGACCCGGACGACGAGCCGGAGGCCGAACCGTACGACCAGAGCTTCGAGAGCCGCGAACTGGAGATCGAAGAGTGGAAAA GATTGACCCACGAGGAGGTGCAGAGTTTCGTTCCGATGCCGTTTGACGGGGAGGAGATGGAGTCGTGA
- the LOC114801050 gene encoding protein kish-B, giving the protein MTNVYSFDGILVFGLLFICTCAYLKKVPRLNSWLLSEKKGVWGVFYKAAVIGTRLHVAVALSCLCTAFYIVFLK; this is encoded by the exons ATGACGAACG TTTACTCCTTCGACGGGATCCTGGTGTTCGGACTCCTCTTCATCTGCACATGCGCGTACCTGAAGAAGGTCCCCCGCCTCAACAGCTGGCTGCTGTCCGAGAAGAAGGGGGTCTGGGGCGTCTTCTACAAAG CTGCAGTTATTGGGACGCGGCTGCACGTTGCCGTGGCGCTCTCCTGCCTCTGCACGGCGTTCTACATCGTCTTCCTGAAGTGA